The Acidithiobacillus thiooxidans ATCC 19377 DNA window GGTTGTCCGGCTAATGTTCCGAATCGCAGAATTTTACCGATGGCTTCCTGGGGCGAATTTAAGGTGTTGCCCCCCAAACCACTGGTATCCCTGCGTACGACAGCCAGATCTCCAGCCTGCAGAATGGATCCGGCAGATAGTGGCCGGGAGGCAATGACGACACTCTGATCCATTTGGATTTGTACGGGTAAATATAACTGCCAGGGGGAGGGCGACTGACAGTGGACTTGTACGGTTTGGTTGCCATAGGGGTTGCTATAACCAAAATATGCCACTTTCAACTTGCTGCAGGCTGGAAAATGAATACCCGGGGCCGGTCCGTCCAATTGAATATGAACATCCGCTGATTGATCAGGTAAATGCGCCCGCACAAAATTCCGAACCACCTCACGAATGGTTGCGGGGTTTTCTACGGCAGCCTGAGCGCAGGGGCTGACCATGGCGGATATCGCCGCGAGCAGCAAGCTGGCAACCATAGATTTTATGCTGTTTGTGAAACTGAGCTTCATAACCCCGGGGCACCTCGTGTAAATAGGGTGTTAGTCAACAAGCAAAGCAAATAATGCGCCAGACTTTTAAGGAGGTTATTTCGTCCAGTGGTTTCTGAATGCGCGCAGCGGGAATGGTTGAGCGGCATTTTTTTGCCGGTTGTGTCCTGAGGACTGAAGCGGGGCGGCTTTATTCTGCCGTGTAGCATGCGTAATGAAGGGGTAATCACGGGATAATTTTTGGCATGTATGTTGCTTTAAGGTGATTGTGAATAATTTTAAGGGGCTCACGACAATGTCGGGATTGTTAGATCAGGCTCTGGATCCTTTGGCTGCGGCGCTTAAGGTTACGGGTTACCGGCAGCAACTGGTGTCAGCCAATATCGCCAATGCCAACACGCCCAATTATCGGGCCGTAGATATTCCGTTTGCTCAGGTGATGCAAGCCGTTCAGGCGGGTGATAAAGGCAGTTTACCATTGACGACTGACAGTAACCGGCAATTTTCTGAAACCGGCAATAACGCGAGCATGGCTGCTTTTGTGCAATATCAACGTGGCAGCCAGGTAGGACTGGATAATAATTCGGTGGATATGAATCGAGAACAGGCAGATTTTTTGCAAAACAGCGTGCGTTACCAGGCCGACCTGACCTTTTTGACCGGAAAAATTAAAACCTTGACCTCGGCCATTACGGGAACAACCGCTTAAACATGCAGGAGTAAGACTTATGTCATTGTTTTCAGTTTTGGATGTAGCGAGCTCGGCCCTGACTGCCCAAAGTTATCGGCTTAATGTGGTCGCCAGTAATATGGCCAATGCCAATTCGGCAACCAGTTCAGATGGTCAACCCTACCGGGCCCGGGAAGTGGTTTTTGCCGCGCAACCTTTTGCCAATGCTGGCGCTCCCGCCGGAGTCAATGGCGTACGGGTGGCCGGGGTCATCAGTAAACCCGGGCCATTCAAAATGGTCTATCAACCGGGGAATCCGCTGGCGGATAAAGAAGGCTACGTCAAAATGCCCAACGTGAATCCCGTCGATGAAATGGTCAACATGATTTCGGCTTCGCGGGCCTATCAGGCCAATGTGAATGTGATGAACACCACGAAATCCCTTTTGCAGAAAACCCTTAGCCTTGGAGCCTGAACATGAGCGTCAATTCTCTGACATCCAGCGTCAATCCTTTTTATCAGTCGTTGCAGACCAGTTCGGCAAGTAGCTCAGGTACAGCCAGCAGCGGAGCCAGTGGCCTTGCCAGCGAAAGCACCTTTTACAATCTTCTGGTTACCCAGCTCACCAATCAGGACCCCCTGAACCCACTCAGTAATCAGGATTTATCTTCACAGCTGGCACAATTCAGCATGGCCAATGGCGTCCAGGCCATTCAGGGTTCGCTGAGTTCTCTCATGGATCAAATCAATCAGAACCAGGGATTGCAGGCTGCTTCCCTGATTGGCAAGTCGGTCACTACTTCAGGGAATCAGTTGACCTTGAGCAGCGGCAGTGCCAATGGGGCTTATAATCTGGGCAGCGCCGCCAGTGCAGTGGACGTGCTGGTACAAAACAGCGCCGGTCAGACGCTGGCGGTTTTACCTCAGGGTGCACAGTCTTCGGGAATGCAGACTTTTAGCTGGAATGGAGAAGGCGCCAATGGGAGCGCTTTGCCGTCAGGAAATTATCAGTTTTCGGTACAGGCCGCCGATGCCAATGGGGATGCAGTCACGACTACACCCTACATGTTTGGCGTGGTGAATGGCGTTACTTTGGGAAGTTCCGGTCCTACCCTGCAGTTACAGGGGCAACAAGGCTCGGTGCCGTTCAGCTCTGTACAGAATATTATTTAAGGAGTTTGCAAAATGGGTGCATTCAATACAGCGTTAAGTGGATTACAGGCAGCTAATACGGATTTGCAGACTCTGGGTAATAACATATCCAATGCCAATACGGTAGGATTTAAAAGCTCCAATGCCGAGTTTGCTGATGCCTATGCTTCAGCCATGGCCAATACAGCACCAACTGACGGGCAGGTAGGTATTGGTACTACCGTGCAAACCATCGCCCAACAGTTTACTCAGGGTAATATTGAAACAACCAGTAATCCTCTGGATGTTGCCATTAACGGCAATGGTTTTTTTCAGTTCAACTATAATGGTTCAACAGTTTATGGCCGTAATGGACAGTTTCAACTGAATAAAAACGGCGTTATTGTGGACGCCAACGGTGGAGAACTGATCGGGATTCAGGCGCAAAATGGTAAACTGACCGGTGCCAGCGGCCCCTTGACCATCAATCAGAATGCCATAGCCCCACAGGCAACATCTACCTTGAGCTTGGGCTTGAACCTGGATTCAACCAATACCCCCATCAGCGGTAATATCAATATTAATGATCCAAGTACCTATAATTATTCGACCACAACGACGGTTTACGATAGTCTGGGTACTCCGCAGTTGTTGACCACTTATTATCAATTGCAAAGCGGTTCAGGTACGACAACATCCGGGCAAACCTGGAATGTGGATTACTCGGTAACGGGAACTACTGGTGCCAGTGGCATTACTACTAGTGGCGTTGGAACCTTGCAATTTAATGCTTATGGTCAGGAAACCAGCTCAACTTCTACACCTATTTCTATTTCTTGGGCTGATGGCGCAGCTCCGAGTAGCATTGCTGTCAATTTCAGTGGCAGCACCAATTATAATTCTCCCAATTCCGTGATCACCAACAACAGTAACGGTTATAGTGCCGGGCAATTATCCGGACTTTCCATTGACTCTGGGGGCAATATTTTCGGGCGTTATAGCAATGGTGAATCCCAACTCATGGGACAAATCAGCCTGACCCGATTCCCCGATAATAATGGTTTGCAAAATCTCGGCAATAACTATTGGGCAGAAACCTATGTTTCGGGACAACCCCTTTCCGGTGGCCCTGGCAGTTCCAATCTGGGCGTTTTACAGGCCGGGGCGGTGGAACAGTCCAATGTGGATATTTCCAAGGATCTGGTGAATCTGATTGTGGCGCAGCAGGCTTATCAGGCCAATGCCCAGACTATTAAAACCCAGAATACGGTAGTACAGACGCTCTTGAGTTTGTAAGAGGATAAGTCATGGATACCCTTTACATTGCCATGAGTGGCGCCAATGCCATTCTGCAAAAGCAGACGGTTACGGCGAATAATCTGGCTAATGCCAATACCACCGGATATCGTGCGGATGAAGCCCAGTTCAGTGCCTTGCCGGTGTATGGGCAAGGTTTACCGACCCGCGCCTATACGGCTACGGAAACCCCCAGTGTGAATTTTCAGTCAGGCCCCGTAGTACGCACCGGACGGCCTCTGGACGTGGCGGTGAATGGCCAGGGCTGGCTGACTGTTCAGGGGCCTGATGGCAAGGAAGCTTACACCCGGGACGGGAATCTGCAACTCAACGGCCAGGGTATCCTCATGACCGCGACCGGGCATCCGATGCTGGGTGTGAATGGCTCGCCTATTTCCCTGCCGCCGATGCAGTCTCTGGTCATTGGCAGTGACGGGGTGATTTCCGGGGTGCCGGTAGGCAGTCAACCCAATGCTGTTGTCACAATCAACCAGATCAAGCTGGTGAATCCTTCGGAAAAAGGCTTGCAGAAAAATCCCGATGGACTATTTCAGAATAGTGATGGCAAACCGGCAGCTGAAGATGGCAATGTGGTGCTTGAGCCTGGAGCGTTGGAAGGCAGTAATGTGAATCCGGTCAATGCGATGATTCAGATGCTCGAAGATACCCGCCAGTTTGATATGCAGACCAAGTTGATGCAAACCATTTCCCAGGATCGGCAAAGTGCCAATCAATTGCTGGTGTTGTCATGAACAATCAGGAGCAATAAATCATGATGCGTTCTCTTTATGTAGCAGCGACTGGCCTGGAAGGTGAACAGACCAAAATGGACGTTATTGCCAACAATCTGGCGAACGTCAACACCACCGGATTCAAGCAGTCCCGCGCAGTTTTTCAGGATTTGCTCTACCAGAATCTGCGGCAACCGGGTGCGCAGTCTTCGCAGACTACCCAATATCCCTCAGGACTTCAGCTTGGCACCGGGGTGCGCGTCGTTTCCACGGAACGCCTGATGACCCAGGGCAACTTGACCCAGACCGGCAATGCGCTGGATGTGGGGATCAATGGCCAGGGCTTTTTCCAGATCATGCAGCCCAACGGGACCATTGCTTACAGCAGGGATGGTACTTTTCAGATGAATAATCAGGGGCAACTGGTCACCTCCAACGGTTATCTGTTGCAGCCACCGGTAACCATTCCACCCAATGCCCAAAGCATTACGATTGGTAGTGACGGGACTGTTTCGGTGGTGCTGCCGGGGCAGGCCCAACCTCAGCAGGTGGGTAGCATCCAGCTCGCCAATTTTATCAATCCCACCGGCCTGCAAAGTATTGGCGACAACCTGTATTTGCAGACGGGATCTTCCGGCGCGCCGCAAACGGGACAGCCCACCCTCAATGGTTTGGGTTCTGTGCAGCAGGGCTACCTGGAATCTTCCAATGTCAATGTGGTGTCGGAATTGGTGGATATGATCGCCACGCAGCGTGCCTACGAAATCAACAGCAAGGCGGTATCCACTTCGGATTCCATGCTCGGGTATCTCACCCAGAATTTGTGAGGCTGATAACATGACTGCGCAAGCCATCCACAAGGTTCCCATGCATTTTCCAGTATCCTTCGGAAAAGTCTGGATGGTTTTGCTGCGTCTGGGTTTCTTGATGATGCTGGTGTTGGGCTTGACGGCTTGTGCCACCTTGCAGGGGCATCATGATCTCAAGCCGCTCAAACCTTTACCCATTCCCGCAGAACCGGAATCACTGGCGGCCCATGCCCCCAACGGGTCCATCTGGCAGGCGGGTACCAATGTATCTTTATTCAGTGATAACCGGGCCAATCGGGTGGGCGACCTGATTACCGTGTTGATTCAGGAAAACTCCAGTGCCAGCAACAACACCAACACCGCCATTAACTCTTCAGATTCCTTGAGTGCAGCGCTTACCAACTTTTTTGGGATCACCCCTGCTTTTGGTAGCGTGGCTGGTAAGGCCTTCAGTCCCAGTATGGGGGCAAACAGTGCCCAGAAATTTGGGGGCTCCGGTGCAACTACCCAAAGCAATACTTTTACCGCCACTCTGGAAGTAACGGTAGTGAGGGTGCAGGGCAATGGGAATCTGGTCATTGAGGGTTCCAAAGAAGTGCTGCTCAATGGTGGGCATGAGTATATCCGGGTCGCGGGAGTGGTGCGGCCGGCTGATGTGACGCCACAAAATACCATT harbors:
- the flgA gene encoding flagellar basal body P-ring formation chaperone FlgA, with protein sequence MVASLLLAAISAMVSPCAQAAVENPATIREVVRNFVRAHLPDQSADVHIQLDGPAPGIHFPACSKLKVAYFGYSNPYGNQTVQVHCQSPSPWQLYLPVQIQMDQSVVIASRPLSAGSILQAGDLAVVRRDTSGLGGNTLNSPQEAIGKILRFGTLAGQPITTSMLNAPDVVHAGEQVTLYAEGNGIRIATIADAIESGRPGQSIMVRNLQSGRVIRGTVTAQGHVVVDF
- the flgB gene encoding flagellar basal body rod protein FlgB, yielding MSGLLDQALDPLAAALKVTGYRQQLVSANIANANTPNYRAVDIPFAQVMQAVQAGDKGSLPLTTDSNRQFSETGNNASMAAFVQYQRGSQVGLDNNSVDMNREQADFLQNSVRYQADLTFLTGKIKTLTSAITGTTA
- the flgC gene encoding flagellar basal body rod protein FlgC, with the protein product MSLFSVLDVASSALTAQSYRLNVVASNMANANSATSSDGQPYRAREVVFAAQPFANAGAPAGVNGVRVAGVISKPGPFKMVYQPGNPLADKEGYVKMPNVNPVDEMVNMISASRAYQANVNVMNTTKSLLQKTLSLGA
- a CDS encoding flagellar hook assembly protein FlgD — encoded protein: MSVNSLTSSVNPFYQSLQTSSASSSGTASSGASGLASESTFYNLLVTQLTNQDPLNPLSNQDLSSQLAQFSMANGVQAIQGSLSSLMDQINQNQGLQAASLIGKSVTTSGNQLTLSSGSANGAYNLGSAASAVDVLVQNSAGQTLAVLPQGAQSSGMQTFSWNGEGANGSALPSGNYQFSVQAADANGDAVTTTPYMFGVVNGVTLGSSGPTLQLQGQQGSVPFSSVQNII
- the flgE gene encoding flagellar hook protein FlgE, coding for MGAFNTALSGLQAANTDLQTLGNNISNANTVGFKSSNAEFADAYASAMANTAPTDGQVGIGTTVQTIAQQFTQGNIETTSNPLDVAINGNGFFQFNYNGSTVYGRNGQFQLNKNGVIVDANGGELIGIQAQNGKLTGASGPLTINQNAIAPQATSTLSLGLNLDSTNTPISGNININDPSTYNYSTTTTVYDSLGTPQLLTTYYQLQSGSGTTTSGQTWNVDYSVTGTTGASGITTSGVGTLQFNAYGQETSSTSTPISISWADGAAPSSIAVNFSGSTNYNSPNSVITNNSNGYSAGQLSGLSIDSGGNIFGRYSNGESQLMGQISLTRFPDNNGLQNLGNNYWAETYVSGQPLSGGPGSSNLGVLQAGAVEQSNVDISKDLVNLIVAQQAYQANAQTIKTQNTVVQTLLSL
- the flgF gene encoding flagellar basal-body rod protein FlgF → MDTLYIAMSGANAILQKQTVTANNLANANTTGYRADEAQFSALPVYGQGLPTRAYTATETPSVNFQSGPVVRTGRPLDVAVNGQGWLTVQGPDGKEAYTRDGNLQLNGQGILMTATGHPMLGVNGSPISLPPMQSLVIGSDGVISGVPVGSQPNAVVTINQIKLVNPSEKGLQKNPDGLFQNSDGKPAAEDGNVVLEPGALEGSNVNPVNAMIQMLEDTRQFDMQTKLMQTISQDRQSANQLLVLS
- the flgG gene encoding flagellar basal-body rod protein FlgG; its protein translation is MMRSLYVAATGLEGEQTKMDVIANNLANVNTTGFKQSRAVFQDLLYQNLRQPGAQSSQTTQYPSGLQLGTGVRVVSTERLMTQGNLTQTGNALDVGINGQGFFQIMQPNGTIAYSRDGTFQMNNQGQLVTSNGYLLQPPVTIPPNAQSITIGSDGTVSVVLPGQAQPQQVGSIQLANFINPTGLQSIGDNLYLQTGSSGAPQTGQPTLNGLGSVQQGYLESSNVNVVSELVDMIATQRAYEINSKAVSTSDSMLGYLTQNL
- a CDS encoding flagellar basal body L-ring protein FlgH; the encoded protein is MTAQAIHKVPMHFPVSFGKVWMVLLRLGFLMMLVLGLTACATLQGHHDLKPLKPLPIPAEPESLAAHAPNGSIWQAGTNVSLFSDNRANRVGDLITVLIQENSSASNNTNTAINSSDSLSAALTNFFGITPAFGSVAGKAFSPSMGANSAQKFGGSGATTQSNTFTATLEVTVVRVQGNGNLVIEGSKEVLLNGGHEYIRVAGVVRPADVTPQNTILSTQIADARVEYSGNGSIYSAARMPWLARFFLSLWPF